In one Leptospira levettii genomic region, the following are encoded:
- a CDS encoding 1,4-dihydroxy-6-naphthoate synthase has protein sequence MISLAYSPCPNDTFLFYHLIRNTDYPVKEELYDVENLNEFAFEGKFPVTKLSFAAFFHIIDKYILLETGSALGRGCGPLLVRKKNTNTNLENCQSLYIPGQLTTANLLLSLYTNGTHKPTALRYDEIIPKLLTEKNSLGVIIHEERFTYEERGLEKVVDLGEWWESSTGYPIPLGAIAIRRDIPREEALKFQSELQKSLKDAYQEPKEMMDYIKENSQNKEDSVIKAHINLYVNEFTKSLGKEGHDAVAYLFQRAIEAGFIKKPTSNLSLFLGES, from the coding sequence ATGATTTCACTTGCTTATTCACCCTGCCCAAATGACACTTTTCTCTTTTATCACCTGATTCGTAATACAGACTACCCAGTCAAAGAAGAACTTTACGATGTCGAAAACTTGAATGAATTTGCATTTGAAGGCAAATTCCCTGTAACCAAACTTTCGTTTGCTGCTTTTTTCCACATCATTGATAAATACATTTTATTGGAAACGGGTTCTGCTTTAGGACGTGGTTGTGGCCCACTTCTCGTCAGAAAAAAAAATACAAATACCAACTTAGAAAATTGCCAATCTCTGTATATCCCAGGACAACTGACTACTGCCAATTTACTATTATCCCTTTATACAAATGGGACACATAAACCAACAGCACTTCGTTATGATGAAATCATTCCTAAACTGTTAACAGAAAAAAATAGTTTAGGAGTGATCATTCACGAAGAACGGTTCACATACGAAGAAAGAGGTCTTGAGAAGGTGGTTGATCTTGGTGAATGGTGGGAATCATCTACAGGATACCCAATTCCTCTCGGTGCCATTGCCATCAGACGGGACATCCCAAGAGAAGAAGCACTCAAATTCCAATCGGAACTTCAAAAAAGCCTAAAAGATGCTTACCAAGAACCAAAAGAAATGATGGATTACATCAAGGAAAATTCGCAGAATAAAGAAGATTCTGTGATCAAGGCTCATATCAATTTATATGTAAACGAATTTACGAAATCATTGGGAAAAGAAGGACATGATGCTGTGGCTTACCTTTTCCAAAGAGCGATTGAGGCAGGATTTATCAAAAAACCTACCTCAAATCTATCGTTGTTTTTAGGAGAAAGTTAA
- a CDS encoding AZOBR_p60025 family cell surface glycopolymer formation protein, translating into MKPRQLWITMFFFIVGVLGIIQFKISPYNHSLSALIGIWEGFYEINPNLVDPNFVVYKSGGYDGQFFYLLAKDLFNDSDWNLIVDSFYFRYHRIGLSLFSGFVSHLLGSELYPLITLTILFSTFLFSVYCLYDLLPEKSKWLVLFYILSPYSLNSNLLLVADSFFVSLAIISYYFFTKKNLTLSFLFFLITVFTRELGVLFLAPIVLGALYQRQWKQVILFSLPGILFLGFLYFGWKNSPNHLGTNPLGFKDMTDFPLFGFVKSFFDQNQFQFKLKEFPKLLFLVSFLSMIMISISSIKNSLQKDLNLLVPILGSLLVIAIAEEGYWRSFDNLSRMFTLILPFSLLLEGVTKKPSFKIFLITSLTLFFFLLVRIFFITPTKEYFLAL; encoded by the coding sequence GTGAAACCGCGGCAACTCTGGATTACCATGTTCTTTTTCATTGTGGGAGTATTGGGGATTATTCAATTTAAAATCTCGCCCTACAACCACTCACTGTCTGCTTTAATTGGAATTTGGGAAGGATTTTATGAAATTAACCCAAACTTAGTGGATCCAAATTTTGTCGTATACAAATCCGGTGGATATGATGGACAATTTTTTTACTTACTCGCAAAAGATTTGTTTAACGACTCCGATTGGAACTTAATCGTAGATAGTTTTTATTTTCGTTACCATAGAATAGGGTTATCGCTTTTTTCTGGATTTGTTTCTCATTTATTAGGAAGCGAACTTTACCCACTGATAACACTTACGATTTTATTTTCTACATTCCTATTTTCTGTTTATTGTTTATACGATCTACTTCCTGAAAAATCAAAATGGTTAGTTCTCTTTTATATCCTTTCTCCATATTCATTAAATTCCAATTTATTATTAGTCGCTGATTCTTTTTTTGTGAGTTTAGCAATTATCAGTTATTATTTTTTTACAAAAAAAAATCTAACTCTTTCGTTTTTATTTTTCCTGATCACAGTTTTCACAAGGGAATTGGGAGTTTTATTTTTAGCACCAATTGTTTTGGGAGCTCTATACCAAAGACAATGGAAACAAGTGATTCTATTTTCCTTACCAGGTATTTTATTTTTGGGTTTTTTATATTTCGGATGGAAAAACTCCCCAAATCATTTAGGAACAAACCCTCTAGGATTCAAAGATATGACTGATTTTCCTTTATTTGGTTTTGTAAAAAGTTTTTTTGATCAAAACCAATTCCAATTCAAACTAAAGGAATTCCCCAAACTACTTTTTCTAGTTTCGTTTTTAAGTATGATTATGATTTCTATTTCATCGATCAAAAACTCATTGCAAAAAGACTTAAACTTACTTGTTCCAATCCTTGGAAGTTTATTAGTCATTGCCATAGCAGAAGAAGGGTATTGGAGGTCTTTTGATAATTTGAGTAGGATGTTTACACTCATTTTACCTTTCAGTTTACTTCTGGAAGGAGTAACGAAAAAACCGAGTTTTAAAATCTTTCTGATTACCTCTCTTACATTATTTTTCTTTCTATTAGTTCGAATTTTTTTCATTACACCAACAAAGGAATATTTTTTAGCCTTATGA